The following are encoded in a window of Castanea sativa cultivar Marrone di Chiusa Pesio chromosome 9, ASM4071231v1 genomic DNA:
- the LOC142610016 gene encoding adenine/guanine permease AZG1-like, which yields METETPPQPQKRSLPTRLNTYISTTRLGKHFKLTDRNTTFTTELRAGTTTFLTMAYILAVNASILTDSGGPCTISNCLTLCSDPTVPLSNCTSPTHRVIKPTNSCKFHPVDPGYSSCLEQTRKDLIVATIASSLIGSLIMGLFANLPLALAPGMGTNAYFAYTVVGFHGSGNVPYESALAAIFIEGLIFLFVSAIGLRSQLAKLVPKPVRVSSSAGIGLFLAFIGLQTNQGIGLIGFSPSTLVTIGACPRNSRAAIAPVITGANGTVSLLTSGGDVSNSVSGDILCLDGKMLSPTFWLGVVGFVIIAYCLVKNIKGAMIYGIVFVTGVSWFRNTSVTVFPSTELGDLGYEYFKKVVDVHVIKSTAGALSFKGIGKGYFWEALVTFLYVDILDTTGTLYSMARFAGFTDANGNFEGQYFAFMSDAASIVVGSLLGTSPVTAFIESSTGIREGGRTGLTAVTVAGYFFLAFFITPLLASIPPWAVGPPLILVGVMMMRSVVEIEWNDMNQAIPAFVTLILMPLTYSIAYGLIGGIGTYIVLNIWDWGHSLLRKLGIKKGLRENSLYREASNGINNGVYGDGKTLEV from the coding sequence ATGGAAACAGAAACACCACCGCAACCCCAAAAACGCTCACTCCCAACTCGTCTAAACACATACATATCCACCACCAGACTCGGCAAACACTTCAAACTCACCGACCGGAACACCACCTTCACCACCGAGCTCCGAGCAGGCACCACCACATTCCTCACCATGGCCTACATTCTCGCCGTGAACGCAAGCATCCTCACAGACTCAGGTGGCCCATGCACCATCTCAAACTGCCTGACCCTTTGCTCAGACCCCACAGTCCCACTTTCCAATTGCACCTCACCAACTCACCGAGTCATCAAACCCACAAACTCGTGCAAATTCCACCCAGTCGACCCAGGCTACTCGTCCTGCCTCGAACAAACACGTAAAGACCTTATCGTAGCCACCATAGCTTCCTCTCTCATAGGCTCACTCATAATGGGCCTCTTTGCAAACCTTCCTTTAGCTCTAGCTCCTGGAATGGGCACAAACGCTTATTTTGCTTACACAGTTGTGGGATTTCATGGCTCTGGTAACGTACCCTATGAAAGTGCCTTAGCAGCTATTTTCATTGAAGGTTTAATCTTTCTCTTCGTTTCAGCAATTGGGTTACGTAGCCAACTCGCTAAACTCGTTCCTAAACCCGTCCGAGTGAGTTCCTCAGCTGGAATCGGCCTCTTTTTAGCTTTCATTGGGCTTCAAACCAATCAAGGTATTGGGCTTATTGGGTTTAGTCCATCAACCCTAGTCACAATCGGAGCCTGCCCAAGAAATTCTCGGGCAGCGATAGCTCCCGTTATAACGGGAGCTAACGGAACCGTTAGTTTATTAACTAGTGGTGGTGACGTGTCCAATTCCGTCTCGGGCGATATTTTGTGTTTGGATGGTAAAATGTTGAGTCCCACATTTTGGCTTGGAGTTGTTGGGTTTGTGATCATAGCTTATTGTTTGGTTAAGAATATTAAAGGGGCTATGATTTATGGTATAGTTTTTGTAACAGGGGTTTCATGGTTTAGGAACACTTCTGTAACGGTGTTTCCTAGCACGGAGTTAGGTGATTTGGGGTACGAGTATTTCAAGAAGGTTGTTGATGTGCATGTGATTAAAAGTACTGCTGGGGCCCTAAGTTTTAAGGGTATAGGTAAAGGTTATTTTTGGGAGGCTTTGGTCACGTTTTTATACGTGGACATTTTGGACACTACGGGTACATTGTATTCAATGGCTAGGTTTGCTGGTTTTACTGATGCTAACGGCAATTTTGAAGGTCAATATTTTGCATTTATGTCTGATGCTGCATCAATTGTGGTGGGCTCATTGCTTGGTACATCTCCTGTGACTGCATTTATTGAGTCATCGACTGGAATTAGAGAAGGTGGAAGGACAGGGCTAACAGCTGTAACGGTAGCGGGATATTTCTTCTTGGCATTTTTCATTACTCCGTTACTGGCGTCGATTCCGCCGTGGGCCGTAGGGCCGCCGTTGATCTTGGTAGGGGTGATGATGATGAGATCAGTTGTAGAGATTGAGTGGAATGACATGAATCAAGCCATCCCTGCATTTGTGACCTTGATATTGATGCCATTGACTTATTCAATAGCCTACGGTTTGATAGGTGGAATAGGGACTTATATTGTTCTAAATATTTGGGATTGGGGACACAGTCTTTTAAGGAAGTTGGGAATCAAGAAGGGATTGAGAGAGAATAGTTTGTATAGGGAAGCTTCTAATGGGATAAATAATGGTGTTTATGGTGATGGTAAAACGCTTGAGGTTTAA